Proteins from a genomic interval of Trifolium pratense cultivar HEN17-A07 linkage group LG6, ARS_RC_1.1, whole genome shotgun sequence:
- the LOC123890300 gene encoding uncharacterized protein LOC123890300 has product MENRKNIVQYRKRLDKTLTSFDLTNDQKLKSLVESQFCRSSQSKMELEGYEEKLEIKTAELSNCLDMMRSVSADENGGSSTSHADWKLKQDNEEFRVMYREGPEGTPYHTMMIEGYVDAPVDVSLCLTWESPLYEKWWPQFTVPTFKVTASDCLQKVQTGEQIALVRMKPPWPLSTREAIVHYYVFEYFQDDLIVVLLKTVTELEKINETIDGLKNDVIPEAKGAVRIDVLGGIVMQKVTSERSYIRAIANLDIKIDFMPPSLINFIARQIIGSGFRLFQKAVASKMNGNKEFSKALTDLLYVRIREALYSTYESNAMDEKELKQVASILPAEEQDRAIDMSREDKSNQNANNDASSEDVVKSKEDVTIVHDIPIEEGDTSIALKGNMNCEIVDADSEEIVEENIEEMVEIEKDVKKVNGISDEEGDTSIVVKGNKNYEIVDANSEEIVEANIEDIVQIEKDVNKENGISIEHDDTKNVLKRKSSVNISSNVRQALETLERAISSVRKYGFHSRRFSFSFANEATISKEKGGEFDPHSAKLFQPPVKNDVSVEEPSNNIPRENSDDLYEIQNFRHTETDPNIKEVNFKKVVPAFPNQNLIEVSQVDSYTRQDLSSDEPIKSSRQKKINNLITQGISSNVPKQLSKKKNYRYCCFMH; this is encoded by the exons ATGGAGAACAGGAAAAATATTGTGCAGTATAGGAAAAGGTTGGATAAGACTCTTACCTCATTTGATCTTACAAATGATCAGAAACTTAAATCGCTTGTCGAAAGTCAATTCTGTCGTTCTTCGCAATCAAAGATGGAATTGGAAG GATACGAGGAGAAACTAGAAATTAAGACTGCTGAGTTATCAAACTGTCTTGATATGATGAGAAGTGTTTCTGCAGATGAAAACGGAGGATCTAGTACATCGCACGCCGATTGGAAA TTAAAACAAGATAATGAGGAGTTTCGTGTTATGTATCGCGAAGGACCAGAGGGAACTCCCTATCATACAATGATGATTGAAGGCTATGTAGATGCACCTGTTGATGTTT CTTTATGCCTCACATGGGAGTCACCCCTTTATGAGAAATG GTGGCCTCAGTTTACTGTTCCAACTTTCAAAGTTACCGCGTCTGATTGTTTGCAGAAGGTCCAAACTGGAGAACAGATAGCACTAGTAAG GATGAAGCCTCCATGGCCACTGTCTACAAGGGAAGCTATAGTGCATTATTATGTGTTTGAGTACTTTCAAGATGACTTGATAGTTGTTCTTTTGAAAACG GTCACTGAGTTAGAGAAAATTAATGAGACTATCGATGGTTTAAAAAATGATGTGATTCCTGAAGCAAAGGGTGCTGTGAGAATTGATGTGTTGGGAGGTATTGTTATGCAAAAGGTGACATCTGAAAGAAGTTATATCCG GGCAATAGCGAATTTGGATATAAAGATTGATTTTATGCCTCCATCGCTTATAAATTTCATTGCAAGGCAAATCATTGGCAGTGGTTTCAGACTTTTTCAGAAG GCTGTGGCTTCTAAGATGAACGGCAACAAAGAATTCAGCAAGGCCTTGACAGATTTGTTGTATGTTAGAATTCGCGAAGCTCTATACAGTACCTATGAATCAAATGCTATGGATGAGAAAGAGCTTAAGCAAGTTGCAAGCATTCTTCCTGCTGAAGAACAAGATCGGGCGATCGATATGTCTCGGGAGGACAAAAGCAACCAAAATGCAAATAATGATGCAAGCAGTGAAGATGTTGTAAAAAGTAAGGAGGATGTAACCATAGTGCATGACATTCCAATTGAGGAAGGTGATACATCTATTGCACTAAAGGGAAATATGAATTGTGAGATTGTCGATGCGGATAGTGAAGAGATTGTAGAGGAAAATATTGAAGAGATGGTAGAAATTGAAAAGGATGTAAAGAAAGTAAATGGCATTTCAGATGAGGAAGGTGATACATCTATTGTAGTAAAGGGTAATAAGAATTATGAGATTGTCGACGCAAATAGTGAAGAGATTGTAGAAGCAAATATTGAAGACATTGTACAAATTGAAAAAGATGTCAATAAAGAAAATGGAATTTCAATTGAGCATGATGATACAAAAAATGTACTGAAGAGAAAGAGTAGTGTAAATATCAGCTCAAATGTAAGGCAGGCTTTAGAAACATTAGAAAGGGCTATTTCATCGGTTAGGAAATATGGATTTCATTCGCGCAGATTCTCTTTTAGCTTTGCTAATGAAGCGACCATCAGCAAAGAAAAAGGTGGTGAATTTGATCCACATTCTGCAAAACTTTTTCAACCACCTGTGAAAAATGATGTCAGTGTCGAAGAACCAAGCAACAATATACCACGGGAAAATTCAGACGACCTCTATGAAATTCAAAACTTCAG GCATACAGAAACAGATCCTAATATAAAGGAAGTCAATTTTAAGAAAGTAGTACCGGCTTTCCCAAATCAGAATCTCATTGAAGTAAGCCAGGTTGATTCATATACAAGACAAGATTTGTCTTCAGATGAACCAATAAAATCAAGCAGgcagaaaaaaataaacaacctTATTACTCAAGGTATCTCTTCAAATGTACCAAAACAGTTAAGCaagaagaaaaattatagaTACTGTTGTTTTATGCATTAG